CGCCTCGGTGATCGGGGCGGGCTTCTGCATGGGGCTGGTCGACCACCGGTGGCGGCTGTTCCTCTTCCGGAAGAGCTCGTACGCGCTGGTCGTCCTCGCCGTCGGCTTCGTCTTCTTCCTGGTCTGGGACGTCGTGGCGATCCGGCTCGAGGTCTACGCGCGGGGCGAGTCCCCGGCGATGACCGGGATCGAGGTGGCCCGCGAGCTGCCGCTCGAGGAGCTCTTCTTCATCGTCTTCCTCACCTACGTCACCGGCGTCCTGCACGGGCTGTTCACGATGCTGCTCGACCGCAGGGCGGTCGCCCGATGACCTATCTCGGGCTCGCCGCGGTGTTCACGGCCGCGACCCTCCCCGTTCTGGCCCTCGCGGTCGTCACGCGCCGCCCCGACCGCCGCTGGTGGGCCGCCACGGGGCTCACCGCCGTGGCACTCGCCGTCCTCACCGCCGTCTTCGACAGCGTCATGATCGCCGCCGACCTCTTCCGGTTCGACGAGTCGGCCCTGACCGGCATCCATGTGGGGCTCGCGCCGATCGAGGACTTCGCGTGGCCGCTGGCGGCCACGGTGCTGGTGTCGTCGCTGCTGCTGCTCCTGTCGCCTCCCGCGCGCCACCGCGATCCCGCCCTGCGCTCGCAGGACCAGGCGTGAGCCGCGCCGGCCAGGTGCTGGCGTCGTCGCGCCCGCTGTCGTGGGTCAACACGGCCTTCCCGTTCGGCGCCGCCTACCTGCTGGGCGGTGGCGGCCTCGACGTCGCGTTCTGGGTGGGCTGCGCGTACTTCCTGGTGCCCTACAACCTGCTGATGTACGGGATCAACGACGTCTTCGACTACGAGTCAGACCTGCGCAACCCGCGCAAGGGCGGGGTCGAGGGGATCGTGCTCGACCGCCGGATCCACCGCCTGACGATCTGGTCGGCGGTCCTGTCGAACGTGCCGTTCGTCGTGGTGCTGGCCGCGATGGGCTCGCCGCTGTCGAACCTCGTGCTGGCGATCAGCATCTTCGCCGTCATCGCTTACTCGGCGCCGGTCCTGCGGTTCAAGGAGCGGCCGTTCCTGGACTCGCTCACCTCCAGCACGCACTTCGTCAGCCCCGCGGTGTTCGGACTGGCGCTCGCGGCCGCTCGCGGTGGTGAGGTCGAGCTCGGCGTCACGGTCGTCGCAGCGATCGCGGGCTTCTTCGCGTGGGGCGTCGGGTCGCACGCTTTCGGCGCCGTCCAGGACGTCACCGCCGACCGCGCGGCCGGCATCGGCTCGATCGGCACGGTGCTCGGTGCCCGCAACACCACCCGGTTCGCCTTCGCGGCCTACCTCGTCGGCGGCCTGTGCCTGCTGGCGCTGCCGTGGCCCGGTTCCCTCTCCGCCCTGCTGGTCCTGCCCTACGCCGCCAACATCGCGCCGTTCCTGTCGATCACGGACGAGCGGTGCGAGGAGGCGAACGCCGGATGGCGTCGCTTCCTGTGGCTGAACTTCGTCACCGGGTTCCTGGTGACGCAGCTGCTGATCTGGATCAGCCTCCGGTGACGCGGCGGGACCGGAACCGGTCCTGCCAGCGCACCCACGGCGGGCGCTCCGCCCAGTTGAGCCTCAGCGTGGTGACGGCGCGGTCCATGCGTCGCGCGAGCTGCCTCCGGCCCCGCACCGAGCGCCCCGAGACGCCCAGCCCCAGGCCGCGGTCGTAGCGGATCACGGACTCCGGGCCGAGCGCGAAGGCGAGGTCCATGTCGTCGTGCACGTCGTCGAACCGGTGCACGCGGCCGCGCACACGTTCCCAGCTGGTGCGCCGGATCGCCATGCTCGAACCCCAGAGCGGATGGTGCCCGAGGGCGAGGTAGGTCAGGACGTAGTAGGCGCCGAGGTAGGCCACCGTGGCGATGCGGGCCAGCACGGGCGGCAGGTCGTGGAACCAGCCCGCCCCGGTGACGGCGTCGACGTCGGGATCCGCCATCGCGCGGGAGACCCGGGCGATCCAGTCAGGGCCGGGCCGGGAGTCGGCGTCGAGCCGGGCGATGACGTCGCCCGTGGCCGCGTCGTAGCCGGTGGCAGCCGCCGGAGGGATGCCCAGGCGCGGCTCCACGACGACGCGTGCCCCAGCCGCCTCGGCGACGGCGACCGAGTCGTCGGTGCACCCGTTGTCCACCACGACGACCTCGAGCGGGGCCGCGGTCTGGAGCGCCAGCAGTCGCAGGCACTCGCGGAGCTCGTCGGCGTCGTCGTGCACGGGGATGACGACCGAGACGGTCGGGGCGGTCACCGGCTCGGCTCCGCGGCCGACGTGCGGCTCACCACGAGGGCGGCGATCAGCGCACCGACCGCCCCGGCGGCGAGATCGCCGATCGTGTCGTCGTAGCCCACCTGGATGCGGCCGTCGATCCAGGTGTGGCCCATCCACTCGAGGAACTCCCACGCGACGGCGAGCGCGACAGCGGTGGTCAGGGTGACGACGAAGGCGCCCAGCCGCGGGCGCGCGAGCCGGGGATCGTCGTGGGTGGCGAGCGCGCCGACCTTCACGAGCACCTGCCACGTGAGGGCCGCGATGAGTCCGGTGGCGGTGGCGTGGACGACGAGGTCGAGGCCGGGGACGGCGAGGTACCAGTCGAGCTGGGCCGCCCAGCCTCCGAGCAGCAGCGCGCCGCAGAAGGTGACGTCGAGTGCCGGCCCGGTGCCGACCGCGCGAGGGATGAAGAGCGCACCGAGCACGAGGAAGAAGAGCGCGAAGCCGATCCAGCCCGCGTGGATCGTGGCCGCCACGACGCTGACGATGCCGGCGGCGCGCAGGGCGTCCGGGACGATCAACGGCATTCGGACATCCTACTGACGGCGGGGAATTCCACGAGTTACACCCGTGTGGTTCGTCCACATGCCTGTGCACAGGTGGGGACAACGCCGCCTCAGCGCAGGTGGGCGAACTCGTCGAGTCCGGCGTCCTCCTCGGCGAGGGAGAACGAGGCCATCGCCCGGTTCACCATGCCGGTCGCCAGGAGGACGGCGACCGACACGGCGAATGCCATGCCGCACAGGAACGCGAGCGCCAGCGCGATCATCGGGTCGCCTTCGTGTGCCTGGCCATGCTGCTCGCCTCCGTCGTCGTGCGTGACATTGGAGAGCGGCCGGGCTCGGGTTTCGGACGTGGAACCCGGGCCCGCCCAGGACAGCCTGCGATGGCAGGAATTACATCGATGTCATTTCGTCCACAGGTCTACCCACACCTGGGGACGAACGCCCGCCGAGCGCGACGTCGCTCAGACGCGACGGGTGTTGTCGGGGTCCTCCGGCGGAGCGTCCGTCGGGCCGGGCTCGCGCAGGTCGGCGTCCGGGTCCCCACCGTGCTTGCCGGTGAAGACGGGACGATCCTGCGACACCGCGTCCTGCCGGGCCGGGGCCACGTCGTCGGAGCGACCATCGGCGAGGTCATCTCGCTGTGCGTCCATACGGTCGTCACGCTGACCGTCGGTGACGTCGGGGTCGATCTCGTCGGCCTTGGCCAGGCGGTGGTCGACGTGCTGCTTGGTCTCCGCGGCCTCCTGCTGGAGCTCGGCGGCCTGGCGCTCGAGTCGCTCGGCGTCGAGTCGCGCCTGGTCGGCGTCGGCACGAGCAGCGGCGGCGCCGGCCGCGGTCTGGTTGGCGGAGACCGAGGCCTCGCGGGCCTCGTCGCGCAGGCGGGCGGCTTCGACGCGCTGCTCGCGCTCCTTCTCGAGCCGCTTCTCCTCCTTGGCCTTCTTGCCATTCGTGAGGGCCCAGACGAGAGCGGCCACCAGCAGCAGCGCCACGACCGCGATCAGGATCCAGACCCAGGGGTCGACGTTGTCCATCAGGTTCACCTCCGCGGGCCCCGGCTGCGTCGGTCGACGCTGGCGCACCGAGCCCTCCCTCCTTGGTACCGCAGTCGCAGCTCCGCCGCTCGTCGGAGGAATCAGGCAAAAGGCCCGTCCAGCAGCGCCCACTGCACGAGCATGATCGTCTTGGCGTCCACGATCTCGGTGCCGATGGCCGCGCGGGCCCGGTCGATGTCCAACTCCACGATCTCGATGTCCTCGCCCTCCGCCGCGACGCCGTACTGCGTGCCGGCGACGTCGTCCGCGCGATAGGGAGCCGCGAAGAAGTGCAGGCGCTCGGTCACCGACCCGGGACTCATGAAGACGTCGAACACGTGCTGCACCGGCCCAATCTCGACACCCGTTTCCTCGACGGTCTCGCGCCGGATGGCCGCGACGGGGTCGTCCTCGTCCAGCAGGCCCGCGGCGGTCTCGACGAGCATGCCGTCGGGGTGGCCGTTCACGTAGACCGGGAAGCGGAACTGCCGCGTGAGCAGCACCGTCCTGCGGTCCATGTCGTAGAGCAAGATCGTCGCGCCGTCGCCACGGTCGTAGGTCTCGCGCCGCTCTGTGCGCCACGTG
This genomic interval from Aeromicrobium choanae contains the following:
- a CDS encoding lycopene cyclase domain-containing protein, which codes for MSWLYLASVIGAGFCMGLVDHRWRLFLFRKSSYALVVLAVGFVFFLVWDVVAIRLEVYARGESPAMTGIEVARELPLEELFFIVFLTYVTGVLHGLFTMLLDRRAVAR
- a CDS encoding lycopene cyclase domain-containing protein encodes the protein MTYLGLAAVFTAATLPVLALAVVTRRPDRRWWAATGLTAVALAVLTAVFDSVMIAADLFRFDESALTGIHVGLAPIEDFAWPLAATVLVSSLLLLLSPPARHRDPALRSQDQA
- a CDS encoding prenyltransferase → MSRAGQVLASSRPLSWVNTAFPFGAAYLLGGGGLDVAFWVGCAYFLVPYNLLMYGINDVFDYESDLRNPRKGGVEGIVLDRRIHRLTIWSAVLSNVPFVVVLAAMGSPLSNLVLAISIFAVIAYSAPVLRFKERPFLDSLTSSTHFVSPAVFGLALAAARGGEVELGVTVVAAIAGFFAWGVGSHAFGAVQDVTADRAAGIGSIGTVLGARNTTRFAFAAYLVGGLCLLALPWPGSLSALLVLPYAANIAPFLSITDERCEEANAGWRRFLWLNFVTGFLVTQLLIWISLR
- a CDS encoding glycosyltransferase; the protein is MTAPTVSVVIPVHDDADELRECLRLLALQTAAPLEVVVVDNGCTDDSVAVAEAAGARVVVEPRLGIPPAAATGYDAATGDVIARLDADSRPGPDWIARVSRAMADPDVDAVTGAGWFHDLPPVLARIATVAYLGAYYVLTYLALGHHPLWGSSMAIRRTSWERVRGRVHRFDDVHDDMDLAFALGPESVIRYDRGLGLGVSGRSVRGRRQLARRMDRAVTTLRLNWAERPPWVRWQDRFRSRRVTGG
- a CDS encoding NUDIX domain-containing protein; amino-acid sequence: MTAGIDTPDHRGRTGLHLTGRELDRNPDVVVRDVEVLSNDWYVLRATTFDRRGSDGTWRTERRETYDRGDGATILLYDMDRRTVLLTRQFRFPVYVNGHPDGMLVETAAGLLDEDDPVAAIRRETVEETGVEIGPVQHVFDVFMSPGSVTERLHFFAAPYRADDVAGTQYGVAAEGEDIEIVELDIDRARAAIGTEIVDAKTIMLVQWALLDGPFA